AGCAAAACTTGAAATCAATGAACAACCAAGCGCCTGGCGCAAAAGCTGCAGTAGTACCTCCTTTTGGTCTTAAAATACAAAGGCAAAAAGCAGAACCTCCACTGGCTTTCAACATCCA
The genomic region above belongs to Gossypium hirsutum isolate 1008001.06 chromosome D05, Gossypium_hirsutum_v2.1, whole genome shotgun sequence and contains:
- the LOC107906779 gene encoding uncharacterized protein, with translation MCLVFVCDEDERVISRQPAPGACPYCGGMVQAMDVESQWRFCFLPLYFKTKRRYYCSFCARRLVVH